In the Agromyces flavus genome, TGGGCGGTGCCGGGAACGGATGACCACGACGAGCAGTTGGGGCCGGGCGACGAGGAATCGCGCGACCCCTCGGTACAGCCCGACGCTGAGCAGCGCAATGCCGAGGAGGGCTGGGTCCCGCCCGCTCCGCAACCGGGGTCGGTGCCGGGCGGCGGAGCGACGCCGGCGGCACCGTTCCAGCCGGGTGCGAGGCCGGCGCCGGGAGCGCCCGCCCCGGGTCTGAGCACCGGTGCAGGCATCGGCATCGGCTCGGGCATCGGATGCGGCGCGGTCGCCATCGCATTCGTGCTCGGGGTGCTCCTGGCGGCGGGGCAGGCCACTGGATCCGGCCTGACGCTCGCGATCGTCTGCGCGGTCCCCCTGCTCGTGGGCATCGGCCTGCTCTTCAGCCGCAGGACGCGCAGCGTCGGCATCGGCGTGCTCATCGTGGCATCCGCCGCGTGGATCGTGCTCATCGGACCGTGCGTGGGCGTGCTCGGGTTTTGACGCCGGAACGAGCGTCCGCCGAGCGCGACCGAAGGCAGGGTCGCGTGACTACGCCTCGACGAGGGTGCGTCGCACGACGCTCGTGAAGAATCCCAGCCCGTCGATGCCCGAGCGCATCGCGGCGGCGGTGTCGGGCCCGAAGCCCGGCTCGACCGCGTGCTCGGGGTGCGGCATGAGGCCGACGACGTTGCCGCGCTCGTTCGAGATGCCCGCGATGTCGCGCAGCGAGCCGTTGGGGTTCACGTCGACGTAGCGGAACACCACGCGACCCTCGCCCTCGATCCGGTCGAGCGTCTCCTCGGAGGCGATGAAGCCGCCCTCGCCGTTCTTCAGCGGGATCGTGATCTGCTGGCCTGCGTCGAACTCGCGCGTCCAGTCGGTCGACGCATTCTCGACGCGCAGCACCTGGTCGCGGCAGATGAAGGAGCCGTGGTCGTTGCGGATGAGGCCGCCCTCGAGCAGGTGCGCCTCGGTGAGCATCTGGAAGCCGTTGCAGATGCCGAGCACCGGCATCCCCTTGTTCGCGGCGTCGACGACCTCGGTCATGATCGGGCTGAGCGACGCGATGGCCCCGCAACGCAGGTAGTCGCCGTAGCTGAATCCGCCGGGCAGGATGAGGGCGTCGACGCCCTCGAGGTCGTGCGAGCCGTGCCAGAGGGCCACGGGCTCGCCGCCCGCGAGCCGAACGGCGCGCTGCGCGTCGCGGTCGTCGAGCGAGCCGGGGAACGTGATCACGCCGATGCGCATGCGGAGGCCTCCGGGGTGGGGTCGGTCGGTCAGTGGGTCTCGCCCGCGGGGGCGTCGTAGCCGTCGTGATGGGCGGATGCCGCGCCGACCGCCTCCTCGGCGAGCTCGGCGTTGGACTGCTCGTAGTGGATGCCCACGACGTCCTCGATCACGGAGTTGGACAGCACGTTCTCGGCGAGCGCCGCGACCTCGGTCTTGACGTCGTCGTCGATCGGGCCGTCGACCGTGAGTTCGAACCGCTTGCCCACGCGCACCCCCGAGATCGAGCCGTGGCCGGTGCGGGCCAGCGCGCCGGCCACCGCCTTCCCCTGGGGGTCCAGCAGCTCGGCCTTGGGCATCACTTCGACGACGATGGTGGGCACTGCGGTGCTCCGTTCGATGGGGGAGGTGCGGATGCCTCGATTCTACCGGTGCCGCGGAAACCCCCCCGCTCGTCAGACGTCGCGGCCGTAGACTGCCGCCGTGGCCGGTCCGGTGACTGGGCGCGAGCGGCTCTCGGCGGCCGACGCGTCGAACTTGGTGATGGACGCGCACGACCAGGTGAACGTGTTCCTCATGGCCGGCGTGCTCGGGCCCGGTGGTCCGATCGGCGGAGACGGCTCGCCGGATGTCGCGGCGCTCCGGACCGCGTTCGCGGCGGTCGTGCCATCCGCCCCGCGCCTGTCGCAGCAGATCGTGCCGGATGGCCGGAAGTTCGCGTGGGAGCCGGTCTCACTCGACCTCTCGGAGCACGTGCGGCTCGTCGATCCCGTAGACGGCCTCTCCGGTCTCGAAGCGCTCTGCGCTCAGCTCATGGTCACGCCGTTGCCTCTCGACCGCCCGCTCTGGGAACTCCTGCTCGTGCCCGGCGTCGCGCCTCGACGCACCGGCCTCGTGTTCCGCATCCACCACGCGATGGCCGATGGCGTCGCCGCGGTCCGGCTCATCGAACTCCTGCTCGACCCGGGTGCGATGGAGAACGGGTCGGATGTCGCGGCGCTCGGATCGCCCGCGGTTGCGAAGCCCCGATCCATCGACGAGGCGGTGGTCCAGCCGGCGGCTCGCGTGAGCCCCAGCCTCCGCACGAGATGGCGCACGCTCGCGTCGGGCGTGGAGCGCACGACCGCGGTGTTCCGCCACGCCGTGCCGCGCACCGCGCTGCTCGGCCCGATCGGCCCCCGGCGCGGCATCGCGTTCGTCGACATGCCGCTCGATGCGCTCGGCGCCGGCGCCGTCACCGCCGGCGCGACGATCAACGACGCGCTCCTGACGGCGGTGGTGGCGGCCGCCGAGGGGGCGCTGCGGGCGCGAGGCGAGCCCGTTCCGCAGGTCCTCCCCGCCACCGTGCCGGTCGCTCTCGCCGACCGAGGCCGCTCCGGCAACGCCGTCGGCGTGATGCTCGTGCCGCTGCCCACCGGTATCGCGGATGTCGCAACCCGCCTGCGTCGCGTCGCCGAGCTGACACGGCCCCGCAAGGCGGACGCGCGCGCCCGCGGCACGTTCGAACTCACCCGCACGCGAGTCGGCACGATGCTGTTCTCCCGGTTCGTTCGGTACCAGCGGCTCATCGTGATGTTCGTGTCGAACGTGCGCGGGCCGCGCCATCCGCTCGCGCTGGCCGGAGCCCCGCTCGAGCACGTCTGGCCCATCGGGCCGGTCCAGGGGAACGTGCGGCTCGGCGTGGCGGCGCTCTCGTACGACGGCCTGCTCCGATGCGGCGTGCACGTCGATGCCGACGCGCTCGACGCGGAGGTGTTCGGCGACGCCCTGCGGCGCGAACTCGAGCGGGTGGCCGCGCTCGCCGGGGCGGCGAACGACGTTCCGGGCTAGGCGGGCTGCGCCATCCGCTCGGCTCGATGGCGGCGAAGCACCACGACGAGCAGTACGGCCGCGGCGACCTGGAGCACGACCACGGTCACGATGAGCACGGGAACGTTCCCGTAGAGCGCACCCGCGATCGACGCGCCCGCGAGCGCCCCGACGCCCTGGAACACCGCGAACCAGCCGTACGCCGAGCCCCGCTGCTCGGCCGGCACGAGGTCGGCGACGAGCGCCTTGACCGTGGAGTCCTGCACGCCCGTCGCAAGTCCCCAGATCACGACGCCGAGCACGACCAGCCCGATCGTGCCGGCGAGCGTGAACCCCGGCACGAAAGCGGTGAGCAGCGGCACCGCGAACAGGATGGCGGAGCCCGCCCGGTCGTACACCCACCCCGTGGCGAGCGCGCCGACGGCGGCGGCCGCCATGCCCGCGGCGTAGACGAGCGGGACGCCGGCGACGGGAACGAGGTCGGCGGCCACGAGGTGGAACGACACGACGCCGAAGCTCAGCAGGCCGAAGGTGGTGAGTGCCGCGAAGGTCGCGAACAGCAGGAACGTGGTGCGCACGTGTGTCGGGATCGCACTGAGGCCCGACAGGCGGGAGAGCGCCGAGGTGCGGCGGCGCGGCCGTGCCGTGGCGTCGGAGGCAGGCTCGGGCGTGGGCTCAGCAGCGGGCGTCGGCTCCGTCGCGGGTGAAACGGGGCGGTACACGCTCGTGTCGGGCACGCGCGCCCGCAGCCACGCGAGCAGCACCATCGCGATCACCGCCGGGATCGCGAGCGCGAGGAACGCGGGCCACAGCTCGCCCGTGAGCGCCGCGATCGCGGCGAGGACGAGCGGACCGGCGAACGCGCCGATCTGGTCGAGCAGCTTGTGGACGCCGAACCCCTTGCCCCGCCCGACCACGCCCGCCGCATCGGCCAGCAGCACCGTCTTCGCGGGACCGCGGACCGCCTTGCCCGTGCGCTCGACGAGGATCAGCGTGCTCGCGGCCGCCAAGGAGGCGGTGCCGAGTACCGGCGTGAACGCGAGGAGCGGGACGCTGACCGCGCTCATCGCATATCCGACGATCGTGAAGCCCCAATACCCGGAGGTGCGGTCGGCCCACGGGCCGGTCACGAGGCGCAGCACGAGCGCGATCGCCGTGGCGGCCCCGGTGACGATGCCGACGAGCGCTGCTGACGCGCCGAGTTGCTCGAGCAGCGCGCCCCCGACCGAGATCGCGCCGTCGGACACCATGTCGATGAAGAGGCTCACGAACCCGAGCCCGAGGACCATCGACCACGGGCGCAGGCCGGGGGTTCGCGTCGTCGTCGTGTCCGTCACGCAGTGGAGACTATCGCCGGAAGATCGCCCGGACGACCGCCCCGACGCCGACCAGGAGCACGATTCCGGCCGCTGCGGCGAGCGCGAGGACGAGCCCCGGGTTCTCGCGATACTTCTCCTCGACCCATTCCGCGGCGTCCTCGAGGAGATCCTCGGCATCGTCGAGGGTGTCCTCGGCGAGAGCGCGTGCCTGGCTCGCCGCATCCGCGACCGCCGCGGCGCCCCGGTCGGCGGCGTCGGCCGCGGCACTGCGCATCGCGTCGAGCGCGTCGTCGGCCTCGCCCGCGGCCCGATCGGCTGCGGCCTTCGCCTCGCCGATCGCCTGCTCGACCCGGTCGTCGAGGTCCTCGACGCCGGGGCCGGGTCCGTTCGTCGCATCCGTCATGAGCCCGTCCCTTCGGTGGGAGCGTCTGCGCCGCCGTCCTTCCGGCGGGCGCCGGCGCGTGATGCCGCCATGCTACGCGCGTCGGCGGCCTCCGGGTCGGTCCGAGCGGCGGCCGCGGCGGCCTCGGTGTCCATCGACGTCACGGGCTGCTTCGGGTCGGGCTGCGGAA is a window encoding:
- the purQ gene encoding phosphoribosylformylglycinamidine synthase subunit PurQ yields the protein MRIGVITFPGSLDDRDAQRAVRLAGGEPVALWHGSHDLEGVDALILPGGFSYGDYLRCGAIASLSPIMTEVVDAANKGMPVLGICNGFQMLTEAHLLEGGLIRNDHGSFICRDQVLRVENASTDWTREFDAGQQITIPLKNGEGGFIASEETLDRIEGEGRVVFRYVDVNPNGSLRDIAGISNERGNVVGLMPHPEHAVEPGFGPDTAAAMRSGIDGLGFFTSVVRRTLVEA
- the purS gene encoding phosphoribosylformylglycinamidine synthase subunit PurS; translated protein: MPTIVVEVMPKAELLDPQGKAVAGALARTGHGSISGVRVGKRFELTVDGPIDDDVKTEVAALAENVLSNSVIEDVVGIHYEQSNAELAEEAVGAASAHHDGYDAPAGETH
- a CDS encoding wax ester/triacylglycerol synthase domain-containing protein, with protein sequence MAGPVTGRERLSAADASNLVMDAHDQVNVFLMAGVLGPGGPIGGDGSPDVAALRTAFAAVVPSAPRLSQQIVPDGRKFAWEPVSLDLSEHVRLVDPVDGLSGLEALCAQLMVTPLPLDRPLWELLLVPGVAPRRTGLVFRIHHAMADGVAAVRLIELLLDPGAMENGSDVAALGSPAVAKPRSIDEAVVQPAARVSPSLRTRWRTLASGVERTTAVFRHAVPRTALLGPIGPRRGIAFVDMPLDALGAGAVTAGATINDALLTAVVAAAEGALRARGEPVPQVLPATVPVALADRGRSGNAVGVMLVPLPTGIADVATRLRRVAELTRPRKADARARGTFELTRTRVGTMLFSRFVRYQRLIVMFVSNVRGPRHPLALAGAPLEHVWPIGPVQGNVRLGVAALSYDGLLRCGVHVDADALDAEVFGDALRRELERVAALAGAANDVPG
- a CDS encoding MFS transporter, whose translation is MTDTTTTRTPGLRPWSMVLGLGFVSLFIDMVSDGAISVGGALLEQLGASAALVGIVTGAATAIALVLRLVTGPWADRTSGYWGFTIVGYAMSAVSVPLLAFTPVLGTASLAAASTLILVERTGKAVRGPAKTVLLADAAGVVGRGKGFGVHKLLDQIGAFAGPLVLAAIAALTGELWPAFLALAIPAVIAMVLLAWLRARVPDTSVYRPVSPATEPTPAAEPTPEPASDATARPRRRTSALSRLSGLSAIPTHVRTTFLLFATFAALTTFGLLSFGVVSFHLVAADLVPVAGVPLVYAAGMAAAAVGALATGWVYDRAGSAILFAVPLLTAFVPGFTLAGTIGLVVLGVVIWGLATGVQDSTVKALVADLVPAEQRGSAYGWFAVFQGVGALAGASIAGALYGNVPVLIVTVVVLQVAAAVLLVVVLRRHRAERMAQPA